In Pseudorca crassidens isolate mPseCra1 chromosome 16, mPseCra1.hap1, whole genome shotgun sequence, one DNA window encodes the following:
- the CHCHD1 gene encoding small ribosomal subunit protein mS37 produces the protein MATPSLRGRLARFGNPRKPILKPNKPLILANRVGERRREKGEATCITEMSVMMACWKQNEFRDEACKKEIQDFFDCASRAEAARKVRSIQEDLGELGSLPPKKLNKLLNRFPNKPHVS, from the exons ATGGCGACGCCCAGCCTCCGGGGTCGGTTAGCAAGGTTTGGAAACCCGCGGAAGCCCATACTGAAGCCTAACAAGCCCCTCATCCTAGCTAACCGTGTCGGGGAACGGCGCCGGGAGAAGGGCG AGGCGACTTGTATCACGGAGATGTCAGTAATGATGGCTTGCTGGAAGCAGAATGAATTCCGCGACGAAGCGTGCAAAAAAGAGATCCAGGACTTCTTCGATTGTGCTTCGAGGGCTGAG GCAGCCCGAAAAGTGAGATCAATCCAGGAGGACCTGGGAGAGTTGGGGAGTTTACCCCCCAAGAAATTGAATAAGTTGTTAAATAGGTTTCCTAACAAACCTCATGTCAGCTGA
- the FUT11 gene encoding alpha-(1,3)-fucosyltransferase 11 yields MGAGRTGAVLAALGVLSVCAASGSRPVAEGETGGEGEWAEPWDGAVFRPPSALGAVGVARGPGTPRPGTGEAVDLPVLLWWSPGLFPHFPGDSERIECARGACVASRDRRLRGDSRTRALLFYGTDFRASEAPLPRLAHQSWALLHEESPLNNFLLSHSPGIRLFNLTATFSRHSDYPLPLQWLPGTAYLRRAAPPLPERADWRRRGYAPLLYLQSHCDVPADRDRYVRELMRYIPVDSYGKCLKNRELPTLRLQDTATATTEDPELLAFLSRYKFHLALENAICDDYMTEKLWRPMHLGAVPVYRGSPSVRDWVPNNHSIILIDDFESPQKLAEFIDFLDKNDEEYMKYLAYKQPGGITNQFLLDSLKQREWGVNDPLLPNYLNGFECFVCDHELARLNAEKAHAASPGDIPVPEPHIAQPSHMDCPVPTPGFGSVEEIPENDSWKEMWLQDYWQGLDQGEALTAMIHNNETLQRKFWDYLTEIFMKRNQNL; encoded by the exons ATGGGGGCCGGCCGCACGGGGGCTGTGCTTGCTGCCCTGGGAGTGCTTAGTGTCTGTGCGGCCAGCGGCTCAAGGCCCGTGGCGGAGGGGGAGACCggcggggagggggagtgggCGGAGCCGTGGGACGGCGCAGTTTTCCGGCCTCCCTCCGCGCTGGGCGCAGTGGGGGTGGCGCGCGGTCCAGGGACCCCGCGGCCGGGGACGGGGGAGGCGGTGGACCTGCCGGTGCTGCTATGGTGGAGCCCAGGGCTGTTCCCTCACTTCCCGGGCGACTCGGAGCGCATCGAGTGCGCGCGCGGCGCGTGCGTGGCCTCCCGGGACCGACGGCTGCGGGGAGACTCGCGGACGCGCGCACTGCTCTTCTACGGCACCGACTTCCGCGCGTCCGAAGCGCCGCTGCCGCGCTTGGCGCACCAGAGCTGGGCGCTCCTGCACGAGGAGTCGCCCCTCAACAACTTCTTGCTGAGCCACAGTCCGGGCATCCGCCTCTTCAATCTTACCGCCACCTTCAGCCGTCACTCGGACTACCCGCTGCCGCTGCAGTGGCTGCCCGGGACCGCCTATCTGCGCCGCGCGGCGCCTCCGCTCCCGGAACGCGCGGACTGGCGCCGCCGGGGCTACGCGCCGCTGCTCTATCTGCAGTCCCACTGCGACGTGCCTGCGGACCGGGACCGCTACGTGCGCGAGCTCATGCGCTACATCCCG GTGGACTCATATGGGAAATGCCTGAAGAATCGGGAGCTGCCCACGCTGCGGCTACAGGACACAGCCACAGCCACCACTGAGGATCCAGAACTCTTGGCCTTCTTGTCCCGCTATAAGTTTCATTTGGCCCTCGAAAATGCCATCTGTGACGACTACATGACGGAAAAACTGTGGCGCCCCATGCACCTCGGTGCTGTGCCTGTGTACCGCGGCTCTCCCTCTGTGAGGGACTGGGTGCCCAACAATCACTCCATCATCCTCATTGACGACTTTGAGTCGCCGCAGAAGCTGGCAGAGTTTATTGACTTTCTGGACAAAAATGATGAGGAATATATGAAATACCTGGCATACAAGCAACCTGGGGGCATCACCAACCAGTTCCTTCTGGATAGTCTGAAGCAGCGGGAGTGGGGAGTGAATGATCCTTTACTGCCTAACTACCTTAACGGCTTCGAGTGTTTCGTCTGTGACCACGAACTGGCTCGGCTGAATGCCGAGAAGGCCCATGCAGCCTCTCCTGGGGACATCCCTGTCCCTGAGCCTCATATTGCCCAGCCCTCACACATGGACTGCCCAGTGCCCACACCTGGCTTTGGCAGTGTGGAAGAGATTCCTGAGAATGACAG CTGGAAGGAGATGTGGCTGCAAGATTACTGGCAAGGCCTGGACCAGGGGGAAGCTCTCACTGCCATGATCCACAACAATGAGACACTGCAGAGGAAATTTTGGGATTACCTAACCGAGATCTTCATGAAAAGGAACCAAAATCTCTAA